The Streptococcus pluranimalium genome contains a region encoding:
- a CDS encoding DUF4314 domain-containing protein produces the protein MINVDKIKKRYPVGTRVRLVMMEDPFAPPIGTLGTVKGVDDIGSLLVEWDNGSSLNVLYGVDQVALVS, from the coding sequence ATGATAAATGTAGATAAAATCAAGAAACGGTATCCAGTAGGTACACGGGTTCGCTTAGTCATGATGGAAGACCCATTTGCCCCTCCGATTGGGACATTGGGTACGGTTAAGGGAGTGGATGATATTGGGTCGCTCCTTGTAGAGTGGGACAATGGAAGTAGTCTTAATGTCCTATATGGTGTAGACCAAGTAGCACTAGTTTCTTAA
- a CDS encoding phage portal protein has product MGILEWIGLKRVRDKPQNAYEGQDFSYLFGRTTSGENVDEFKAMQTTAVYACVRILAEAIASLPLHVYERTKTGKLRAVEHPLYALLHDEPNPEMTSFVFRETLMSHLLIWGNAYVQIIRERSGKVMSLYPLLPDKITVHRNDKGELFYVYERQTEENPNFKDRGKVVLQAEDVLHIPGLGFDGLVGYSPIALAKNTIGMTLATENYGASFFKNGANPGGVLEHPGILKDPKRVRDSWNAVYNGVSNAHKVAVLEEGMKYTQIGIPPEEAQFLQTRKFQINEIARLYRVPPHMVGDLEKSSFSNIEQQSLEFVKYTLDPWVVRFEQALKRSLFLPEEKKRFFVKFNVDGLLRGDYQSRMNGYAIARQNGWLSTNDIRELEDLNLLTEEEGGNLYLINGNMTKLKDAGGFMKQETTPFEPPTEEENDA; this is encoded by the coding sequence ATGGGAATTTTAGAATGGATCGGTTTGAAACGTGTGAGAGACAAACCGCAAAATGCTTATGAGGGGCAGGATTTTTCCTACCTCTTTGGTCGGACAACTAGTGGTGAGAACGTGGATGAGTTCAAGGCCATGCAGACGACGGCAGTCTATGCCTGTGTAAGGATACTGGCTGAGGCCATTGCCTCTCTCCCCCTTCATGTTTATGAGCGGACAAAGACAGGTAAGCTACGAGCTGTAGAGCATCCGCTCTATGCTCTATTACATGACGAACCAAACCCAGAGATGACCTCCTTTGTCTTTCGGGAGACACTCATGAGCCATTTACTGATTTGGGGCAATGCTTATGTTCAAATTATCCGAGAAAGAAGTGGGAAGGTGATGAGCCTTTACCCACTTTTGCCTGATAAGATAACGGTCCACCGAAATGATAAAGGGGAGCTGTTTTATGTCTATGAGCGACAGACAGAGGAAAATCCCAACTTCAAGGATAGGGGGAAGGTCGTTCTTCAAGCAGAAGATGTGCTTCATATCCCTGGTCTTGGTTTTGATGGCTTAGTCGGCTATTCTCCGATTGCTCTTGCTAAGAATACCATAGGGATGACCCTAGCCACTGAGAACTATGGGGCCTCCTTCTTTAAGAATGGAGCCAATCCAGGCGGTGTCTTGGAACACCCAGGTATCCTAAAAGACCCCAAGCGGGTCCGTGACTCTTGGAATGCAGTCTACAATGGGGTGTCAAATGCCCACAAGGTGGCTGTTTTAGAAGAAGGGATGAAGTACACTCAGATTGGAATTCCACCTGAAGAGGCCCAGTTCTTACAGACTCGAAAATTCCAAATCAATGAGATTGCTCGTCTCTACCGAGTACCTCCTCATATGGTGGGGGATTTGGAGAAGTCATCCTTTTCAAATATCGAGCAACAGTCCCTCGAATTTGTCAAATATACGCTAGACCCTTGGGTGGTTCGTTTTGAACAGGCACTCAAGCGGTCTCTTTTTTTACCCGAAGAGAAGAAGCGATTCTTTGTCAAGTTCAATGTGGACGGTTTGCTACGAGGGGACTACCAGAGTCGGATGAACGGCTATGCGATAGCCCGACAGAATGGTTGGCTTTCCACCAATGATATCCGAGAGCTAGAGGATTTGAACCTCTTGACGGAAGAAGAGGGTGGCAATCTCTATCTTATCAACGGAAACATGACCAAACTAAAAGATGCAGGAGGCTTTATGAAGCAGGAAACGACACCTTTTGAACCACCAACAGAGGAGGAAAATGATGCGTAA
- the metK gene encoding methionine adenosyltransferase, with translation MLVTSEQVSHGHPDKICDQISDAIVTACLAQDKHSRVAVETLIKDHHVVVAGEVTTSAIFDVEALVLEVVKPLGMTDVCVTNLIGLQSRDIAQGVDTGGAGDQGLMFGYATDETPEYLPLPFVLATRVLEELKSLNHPLLLFDAKAQVTYDYERKRIKTFLVSIQHPNFTTRKQVKAIVKEVMVKVAKHYKQNTDFKVLINPTGRFVLGGSYADAGVTGRKIIADTYGGFCRHGGGAFSGKDPSKVDRSASYMARKIAKDIVREGYAKRCEVQLAYAIGLKKPMSIAVDTFGTSSYSDDSLVKMIELRYDLTPQGIIKELKLLDVDYRKTATYGHFGKKNLPWEL, from the coding sequence ATGTTAGTAACTAGTGAACAGGTGTCGCATGGACACCCAGATAAAATCTGCGACCAAATCTCAGATGCCATTGTCACAGCTTGTTTGGCTCAAGATAAACACAGTCGAGTGGCGGTAGAAACCCTCATCAAGGATCACCATGTTGTGGTTGCAGGTGAGGTAACGACTTCCGCAATCTTTGATGTGGAAGCTCTGGTTCTTGAAGTGGTTAAGCCGCTTGGCATGACGGATGTTTGTGTCACGAACCTCATTGGGCTTCAAAGCCGAGACATTGCACAAGGTGTTGATACTGGTGGTGCAGGAGACCAAGGTCTCATGTTTGGTTATGCGACAGATGAAACCCCTGAATATTTACCCTTGCCTTTTGTTCTTGCGACTCGGGTGTTGGAAGAGTTAAAATCACTTAATCATCCTTTGCTTTTATTTGATGCCAAGGCTCAAGTCACCTATGATTACGAGCGAAAACGAATCAAGACTTTCTTGGTCTCAATCCAACATCCGAATTTCACAACTCGAAAGCAAGTCAAAGCTATTGTCAAAGAGGTGATGGTTAAGGTTGCTAAACACTACAAACAGAATACTGATTTCAAGGTGTTGATTAACCCAACAGGTCGCTTTGTTCTTGGTGGTTCTTATGCGGATGCAGGTGTTACAGGTCGTAAAATCATTGCGGATACCTACGGAGGTTTCTGTCGTCATGGCGGTGGAGCTTTCTCTGGGAAAGACCCAAGCAAGGTTGACCGCTCAGCTAGCTACATGGCACGGAAGATTGCCAAGGACATTGTCCGTGAAGGTTATGCCAAACGTTGCGAGGTTCAACTAGCCTATGCGATTGGGTTGAAGAAGCCTATGTCCATTGCGGTGGATACCTTTGGAACAAGTTCTTATTCAGATGATAGTCTAGTTAAAATGATTGAACTACGCTATGACTTGACGCCACAAGGAATCATTAAGGAGTTGAAGCTTCTTGATGTCGACTATCGAAAGACCGCAACCTATGGGCATTTCGGGAAGAAAAACCTTCCTTGGGAACTGTAA
- a CDS encoding type II toxin-antitoxin system PemK/MazF family toxin: MCRRGDIYYVNFSNLEGSHYQQGRRPALIVSNDLANLHSHLVTVIPLTSQVKKKKELPTHVFLPQGVIKGLKRSSLVLAEQVSTIDKGLLEEKIACVWDKNWLNKIDQALKVQLGL, from the coding sequence ATGTGTAGAAGAGGCGATATCTATTATGTGAACTTTAGTAATTTGGAAGGTAGCCATTATCAGCAAGGGAGACGACCAGCCTTAATCGTCAGCAATGACCTGGCCAATCTCCATTCTCATCTGGTGACAGTTATTCCTTTGACCAGTCAGGTTAAAAAGAAGAAGGAGTTACCCACTCATGTGTTTTTACCACAAGGTGTTATTAAAGGACTCAAACGGTCTAGCCTTGTTTTAGCCGAGCAAGTGAGCACCATTGATAAAGGGTTGTTGGAAGAAAAGATTGCTTGCGTATGGGATAAGAACTGGTTGAATAAGATTGACCAGGCATTAAAAGTACAGCTTGGTTTGTGA
- a CDS encoding head maturation protease, ClpP-related has product MRKFWNFTDEPQGRTLRIEGQIADETWFGDEVTPQIFKSELLSGKGDLTLWINSPGGDVFAAAQIYNMLMDYPSDVHVYIDGLAASAASVIAMAGTTVSMSPVAMMMIHNPWTVAQGEARDMEKVITMLSEIKESIINAYELRTGLSRTRLSHLMDSETWFNAKKAVELGFADTILFSKDEKKDDTGAAFAFSRVSSQKDLMVKLQTSLTLTPQQPSIPFNQLEKRLNLLKP; this is encoded by the coding sequence ATGCGTAAATTTTGGAATTTTACTGATGAACCGCAAGGTCGAACCCTTCGGATTGAGGGGCAGATTGCGGATGAAACTTGGTTTGGGGATGAAGTGACACCCCAAATCTTTAAGAGTGAACTTTTATCAGGAAAGGGTGACTTGACCCTCTGGATTAATTCCCCAGGAGGTGATGTCTTTGCGGCAGCTCAAATCTATAACATGCTGATGGATTATCCAAGTGATGTCCATGTCTACATTGATGGCTTGGCCGCAAGTGCTGCTTCGGTCATTGCGATGGCTGGCACTACAGTGTCTATGAGTCCTGTTGCCATGATGATGATCCATAACCCCTGGACAGTTGCTCAAGGTGAGGCTCGTGATATGGAGAAGGTCATTACCATGCTCTCTGAAATCAAGGAGTCCATCATCAATGCCTATGAGTTGCGGACAGGTCTCTCACGAACTAGACTCTCTCACCTTATGGACAGTGAGACTTGGTTCAATGCGAAAAAGGCTGTCGAGCTTGGCTTTGCAGATACCATTCTTTTCTCTAAGGATGAGAAGAAAGATGATACAGGTGCTGCCTTTGCCTTCAGTAGAGTCTCATCTCAAAAAGATTTGATGGTGAAACTCCAAACCAGCTTGACTCTGACACCCCAACAACCGTCTATCCCATTCAATCAGTTGGAAAAACGATTGAACTTGCTTAAACCCTAA
- a CDS encoding DUF6900 domain-containing protein produces the protein MKTQMEKDLFGIIFKNFGRSDLETRNSDNEDFLDVSVWTLKAALEEAYKAGQDSKK, from the coding sequence ATGAAAACCCAAATGGAAAAAGACTTATTCGGAATCATCTTTAAGAACTTCGGACGCTCCGATTTGGAAACAAGAAACAGCGACAACGAGGATTTCCTAGATGTATCGGTTTGGACCTTGAAGGCAGCCCTTGAAGAAGCCTACAAGGCAGGACAAGACAGCAAGAAATAA
- the tenpIN gene encoding type III toxin-antitoxin system TenpIN family toxin: MSDFDFQLYRLSPQFYLDYTRSQFPEILRKYDRPYSCFVFEISAGVFICIPYRSNISHQSAHLFSQSARSQQSRSGLDFSKLVVVQNLDYLEDEPAPLVDQDEYRETVQNIDEIAQKVIDYIQNYINHHSGQNRLHHRDYQRRYGFSTLPYFEHMLSNIF, encoded by the coding sequence ATGAGTGATTTTGATTTTCAACTGTATCGGCTGAGTCCACAGTTTTATCTTGACTATACACGTAGCCAGTTTCCTGAAATTTTGAGAAAGTATGACAGACCTTATAGTTGTTTTGTGTTTGAGATAAGTGCAGGTGTTTTTATCTGTATTCCTTATAGGTCTAATATCTCCCATCAGAGTGCTCATCTGTTTAGCCAATCTGCTAGGTCGCAGCAAAGCAGGTCCGGTTTAGATTTCTCCAAACTAGTAGTTGTTCAAAATTTAGACTATCTCGAAGATGAACCGGCTCCTTTAGTGGATCAAGATGAATATCGAGAGACAGTTCAAAATATTGATGAGATTGCACAAAAGGTGATTGATTATATACAGAATTATATAAATCATCATAGTGGTCAAAATAGGCTGCATCACAGAGATTATCAACGTCGTTACGGTTTTTCAACGTTACCATATTTCGAACACATGTTGTCAAATATTTTTTAA
- a CDS encoding type II toxin-antitoxin system RelB/DinJ family antitoxin codes for MAKTANINLRIEPATKSQAEALFNSFGISVTDAINIFLNTSIMEGGFPFQIKQPRYNQETEAAIKEARQIMAGTTKAERYNSVSELFSSLDEE; via the coding sequence ATGGCAAAAACAGCAAACATTAATCTACGTATTGAACCCGCAACTAAATCCCAAGCTGAAGCTCTCTTTAATAGTTTTGGTATTTCAGTAACAGATGCTATCAACATCTTTCTAAACACGTCCATCATGGAAGGTGGATTTCCTTTTCAAATTAAACAACCTCGCTATAACCAAGAGACAGAAGCTGCTATTAAAGAGGCTCGTCAGATCATGGCAGGAACCACCAAGGCTGAGCGTTACAATAGTGTTTCCGAGCTCTTTTCATCTCTTGATGAGGAGTAG
- a CDS encoding site-specific DNA-methyltransferase, producing the protein MSNQPNMEIKELPLTSLQPAGYNPRKKLKKGDKEYEKIKQSLLKFGYVDPIIVNKDLTVIGGHQRLTVLKDLKYETAKCVIVDLPKEDEKALNIALNKITGQWDDQLLADLLLDLQESDFNLDLTGFEAPEIDDILSNIHDKDLKEDDFDVEEELKKPTVAKLGDVWHLGKHRVICGDSTKAETYSALLGDKKANLVVTDPPYNVDVEETAGKILNDNMSDSDFYQFLLAMFTQVEQHMESDASIYVFHADTEGLNFRKAFKDAGFYLSGCCVWKKNSLVLGRSPYQWQHEPCLFGWKQKGKHQWFSDRKQTTIWEYDRPKSSKDHPTMKPIQLMAYPIQNSSMRGTLVLDPFLGSGSTLLASDQTGRVCYGIELDEKFVDVIVRRYMEATGDTAITVNRDDAILTYEQAVQSMQRMSKSFLNNSEN; encoded by the coding sequence ATGAGTAACCAACCAAATATGGAGATTAAAGAACTCCCTCTAACTAGCCTCCAGCCAGCAGGCTATAATCCACGGAAAAAGCTGAAGAAGGGCGATAAGGAATACGAGAAAATCAAACAGTCCTTATTGAAGTTCGGCTATGTGGACCCCATCATTGTAAACAAAGATTTGACTGTCATTGGTGGTCATCAGAGACTGACAGTCCTTAAAGACCTCAAGTATGAAACAGCCAAGTGTGTTATTGTCGACCTGCCAAAGGAAGATGAGAAGGCTCTGAACATTGCCCTCAATAAAATCACAGGTCAGTGGGATGACCAACTCCTTGCGGATTTGCTTTTGGATTTGCAGGAGTCGGATTTCAATCTTGACTTGACTGGTTTTGAAGCTCCAGAGATTGATGACATCTTATCCAATATCCATGACAAGGACCTAAAGGAAGATGACTTTGATGTGGAGGAGGAGCTGAAGAAACCAACGGTCGCAAAACTGGGAGACGTCTGGCACTTAGGGAAACATCGAGTCATTTGTGGTGACTCTACCAAGGCAGAGACATATAGTGCTCTCCTTGGGGATAAGAAGGCTAACCTAGTCGTCACCGATCCCCCCTACAATGTGGATGTCGAGGAGACGGCAGGTAAGATTCTCAACGACAACATGTCTGATAGTGATTTTTACCAGTTTCTTCTAGCCATGTTTACTCAGGTGGAGCAGCACATGGAGTCCGATGCCTCCATCTATGTTTTCCATGCGGATACAGAAGGCCTCAATTTCAGAAAGGCCTTCAAGGATGCAGGTTTCTATCTGAGTGGTTGTTGTGTCTGGAAGAAGAACTCACTTGTACTTGGACGCAGTCCTTACCAGTGGCAACATGAACCCTGCCTCTTTGGTTGGAAACAAAAGGGTAAGCACCAATGGTTCTCTGACAGAAAGCAGACCACCATTTGGGAGTATGACCGACCAAAATCTAGTAAAGACCACCCAACCATGAAGCCTATTCAACTTATGGCCTATCCAATCCAAAACTCATCTATGCGAGGCACGCTTGTTCTAGATCCATTCCTGGGTTCAGGATCAACCCTTCTGGCCTCGGACCAAACAGGTCGGGTGTGCTATGGTATCGAACTAGATGAGAAGTTTGTGGATGTCATTGTCCGCCGCTACATGGAGGCAACAGGAGATACAGCCATCACCGTTAATCGTGACGATGCAATTCTCACCTATGAGCAGGCGGTTCAATCTATGCAGCGGATGAGTAAATCTTTTTTAAATAATAGCGAAAATTGA
- a CDS encoding type II toxin-antitoxin system RelE/ParE family toxin: MLTLVTTNQFKKDLKRIKKRGLALSKLEAVLDCLLKEQTLDPKHRDHALVGNYIGFRECHIEPDWLLVYAIDKGQLILTASRTGSHSDLF, translated from the coding sequence ATGTTAACCTTAGTAACCACCAATCAGTTTAAAAAAGACCTCAAACGTATCAAGAAACGTGGTCTTGCATTGAGCAAATTAGAAGCTGTCCTTGACTGTCTTCTTAAGGAGCAAACGCTAGACCCAAAGCACCGTGATCACGCCTTAGTTGGAAACTACATCGGTTTTCGTGAATGTCACATTGAACCTGACTGGCTTTTAGTTTACGCCATTGATAAGGGTCAGTTAATTCTTACCGCATCACGGACAGGTTCTCACTCGGATTTATTTTAG
- a CDS encoding type II toxin-antitoxin system death-on-curing family toxin encodes MKRLTDDHIIRLHSQLIGATGGLDGVKDRGLISSSLASAFSTYFGVEKYSTLEEKAARLCYSLVKNHAFLDGNKRIGVFAMLVFLEINGIVLEVTDDELVWLGLGLADGQLDYEQVLEFIRNH; translated from the coding sequence ATGAAGCGACTAACAGATGATCACATCATAAGGCTGCATTCTCAGCTGATTGGGGCCACTGGTGGATTAGATGGTGTTAAGGATCGGGGGCTTATTTCATCCTCATTAGCATCTGCTTTTTCTACTTACTTTGGTGTGGAAAAATATTCTACCCTTGAGGAAAAAGCTGCAAGACTTTGTTATTCACTTGTAAAGAATCATGCCTTTCTTGACGGAAATAAACGTATTGGTGTGTTTGCTATGCTAGTTTTTCTAGAAATAAATGGCATTGTTCTCGAGGTTACAGATGATGAATTGGTTTGGCTAGGTCTAGGGTTGGCAGATGGTCAATTAGATTATGAGCAAGTTCTAGAATTTATTAGAAATCATTAA
- a CDS encoding terminase large subunit, with translation MTYHYQPSPFMLETSHYDKAKADRAVTFIQNLCHTKGKWAGKKFTLLPWQEQIVRDIFGIVKEDGNRQFLTAYVEIPKKNGKSELAAAIALYLLYADNEASAEVYGAACDRNQASIVFDVAKQMVLMSKALDKRSKVMGATKRIVNYTNAGFYQVLSAETGTKHGLNVSGLVFDEIHAQPNRHLYDVLTKGSGDAREQPLFFIITTAGNDKNSICYELHTKALDILNGRKKDTSFYPVVYGLSDEEDWNDEANWLKANPSLGHTIGLDRVREAYQNALENPAEENVFKQLRLNMWVSSTVTWLPEHIYDKGSSPIDMESLKGRECFAGLDLSSTSDITAFVLVFPPRHDDEPYIVLPYFWLPEDSLQLRCRRDHVLYDVWEHQGYLKTTEGNVVHYGFIEAFIEELSTVYHIREIAYDRWNATQMVQNLEGMGLTLVPFGQGYKDMSPPSKELFKLMMEGKVQHGGHPVLKWMGQNVVMRQDPAGNIKPDKEKSIEKIDGIVALIMGLDRCIRHQGQGNSVYDERGILSF, from the coding sequence ATGACCTATCACTATCAACCAAGTCCCTTTATGCTTGAAACCTCTCACTATGATAAGGCGAAAGCAGACAGGGCAGTTACCTTTATACAGAACCTCTGCCATACCAAGGGGAAGTGGGCAGGCAAGAAGTTTACTCTTCTCCCCTGGCAGGAACAGATTGTCCGAGACATCTTTGGGATTGTGAAGGAAGATGGGAATCGTCAGTTCCTGACGGCTTATGTGGAAATACCCAAAAAGAATGGCAAAAGTGAATTGGCAGCTGCCATTGCCCTTTACCTTCTTTATGCGGATAATGAGGCCAGTGCTGAAGTGTATGGGGCGGCCTGTGACCGAAACCAAGCCTCTATCGTCTTTGATGTGGCTAAACAGATGGTTCTCATGAGTAAGGCACTTGATAAGCGTTCAAAGGTTATGGGGGCAACAAAGAGGATTGTCAATTACACCAATGCAGGCTTTTATCAGGTGCTTTCTGCAGAGACTGGAACCAAGCATGGTCTGAACGTTTCAGGACTTGTCTTTGATGAAATCCATGCCCAACCCAATCGTCATCTCTATGATGTACTGACCAAGGGGTCTGGTGATGCCAGGGAACAACCTCTATTTTTTATCATCACTACCGCAGGTAACGATAAGAATTCCATTTGTTATGAACTCCATACCAAGGCTCTGGACATCTTAAACGGTCGAAAGAAAGACACCAGTTTCTATCCAGTAGTTTATGGACTTTCTGATGAAGAGGATTGGAATGACGAAGCCAACTGGCTTAAAGCCAATCCGTCCCTTGGCCACACCATTGGTTTGGATCGAGTTCGTGAAGCCTACCAAAATGCCCTCGAAAACCCTGCGGAAGAGAATGTTTTTAAGCAGCTTCGACTCAATATGTGGGTTAGCTCAACGGTGACTTGGTTACCTGAACATATCTATGACAAGGGCAGTAGTCCCATTGATATGGAGAGCCTCAAGGGGCGAGAGTGTTTTGCGGGTCTGGATTTATCCAGCACCTCAGATATTACCGCCTTTGTCCTAGTCTTTCCACCAAGGCATGATGATGAACCTTACATTGTCTTGCCCTATTTTTGGCTACCTGAAGATAGCCTTCAGTTGCGTTGTAGGCGTGACCATGTTCTTTATGATGTGTGGGAACACCAAGGTTACCTCAAAACGACGGAAGGGAATGTGGTTCATTATGGTTTCATTGAAGCCTTCATCGAGGAACTCTCGACCGTTTACCATATCAGAGAGATTGCTTATGACCGCTGGAATGCGACTCAAATGGTACAAAACTTAGAAGGCATGGGATTGACTCTTGTTCCATTTGGGCAAGGTTATAAGGACATGAGTCCCCCATCAAAAGAACTCTTCAAGCTCATGATGGAAGGCAAAGTCCAACATGGTGGTCACCCGGTTCTCAAGTGGATGGGACAGAATGTGGTCATGCGACAGGACCCAGCAGGGAATATCAAGCCTGATAAGGAGAAGTCGATTGAAAAGATTGACGGCATTGTTGCTCTTATCATGGGACTTGACCGCTGTATCCGACATCAAGGACAAGGAAATTCAGTCTATGATGAAAGAGGAATTTTGAGTTTTTAG
- a CDS encoding type II toxin-antitoxin system Phd/YefM family antitoxin yields MQINLENLVSISEANQNFSKIARLVDANGTAVILKNNVPKYVLVDYQTLLEQQDKESTISDDTLDSVANSILSRHLDAFKELAK; encoded by the coding sequence ATGCAAATCAATCTAGAAAATCTTGTCTCCATTTCTGAGGCTAATCAGAACTTCTCAAAAATCGCTCGATTAGTAGATGCGAATGGTACAGCTGTCATTCTAAAAAATAATGTTCCAAAATATGTCTTGGTGGATTATCAAACACTCCTTGAGCAACAAGATAAAGAATCGACTATTTCTGATGATACTTTAGATTCGGTAGCTAATTCCATTCTCTCCCGGCATTTAGATGCTTTCAAGGAGTTGGCTAAATGA
- a CDS encoding HNH endonuclease, with product MPQRPSTPCKHNRCPKLVSYGNKYCEEHRPLVQLDTRSTKEKGYTSQWRTARLRFLKVNPLCRHCQEQRKLVKATVVDHIVPHRGDQDLFWDQSNWQPLCKSCHDRKTQTVDRDIEYGYRF from the coding sequence ATGCCCCAAAGACCTAGCACCCCTTGTAAACATAACCGTTGCCCAAAGTTAGTCAGCTATGGAAACAAGTATTGCGAGGAGCACAGACCCTTGGTTCAGCTTGATACGAGGAGCACTAAGGAAAAAGGATACACCAGTCAATGGCGGACAGCTCGACTACGTTTTCTCAAAGTCAATCCACTCTGTCGTCATTGTCAGGAGCAGAGGAAACTGGTCAAAGCAACTGTGGTGGATCATATCGTTCCCCACCGAGGTGACCAAGATCTCTTCTGGGACCAATCCAATTGGCAACCCTTATGTAAGTCATGTCATGATAGAAAGACACAAACCGTTGATAGAGATATTGAGTACGGCTATCGATTCTAA
- a CDS encoding phage terminase small subunit P27 family: MAQRGRKPKPTPLKLLEGNPGKRPLPQGEVRPPSKAPRCPPWLEEDAKKEWKRMGKILEGMGLLTEMDMTAFAGYCQAYARWKEAEEFLSKHGSIIKTPNGYLQQVPQVSISQTNLKIMLKFCEQFGLTPSARTRLSSIGEGGGTGDEMEDLLGGRL, translated from the coding sequence GTGGCACAAAGAGGACGCAAACCAAAACCAACTCCCTTAAAACTCTTAGAGGGGAATCCAGGCAAACGCCCTCTGCCACAAGGGGAAGTCAGACCGCCCTCTAAGGCTCCACGTTGCCCTCCGTGGCTGGAAGAGGATGCCAAGAAGGAATGGAAGCGGATGGGCAAGATTTTGGAAGGGATGGGACTATTAACAGAAATGGACATGACTGCTTTTGCAGGTTACTGTCAGGCTTATGCACGCTGGAAAGAAGCGGAAGAGTTTCTGTCCAAGCATGGTTCCATAATCAAAACACCCAATGGCTACCTGCAACAAGTACCTCAAGTCTCCATCAGTCAGACCAACCTCAAGATTATGCTTAAATTCTGTGAACAGTTTGGTTTGACACCGTCTGCTAGGACTCGTCTTTCCTCCATTGGAGAAGGAGGGGGAACAGGAGATGAGATGGAAGATTTGTTAGGAGGGCGGCTATGA